DNA from Calypte anna isolate BGI_N300 chromosome 6, bCalAnn1_v1.p, whole genome shotgun sequence:
cagttgaatttttaaaaagtaattgcacattttcttccatttccacaTGGTTGCAGAGAACATAGTACAGTACAAATACCAATAGGAATGCAATAAAATCACGGTTGTtgctctcctgtttttttttttttcttaaaaaaaagctcCAGGTTATGATCTTATTTGAGCCAATGTccaaaggaaaggaggaataaaTTTTAGCTCAGGAAAAGACAAGTGGTAAAACATTTTAGTGAGGTTTAATATGGAATAATCTAAAAGGACAAGGCAGGAACAACCAGAATAAATAACAGTAACTGGCTAGGTATCTGTTTGCAGAGGAGATTTAGTAATGTAATTCTCCTGACTCGAGTAAATAATGGTTAAGATAAATGTTCTGAAATACTTCCATTTTGAAGGCTTGAATTTTCCGTGTCTGAAAGTTTACTGCAGGTTTTCTTGAACAGCAAGCATGACATCAGCTCTCTTTATATATGCCACAGACCCCGGCAGATCTTCCAGAAAACCTATTTTGCTGCTTGCCTGGTGCAAAGCTCTGGAAGGGTGCAGGGTGACACAGGGGCTCCTCACACCCAGCTGCTGATTCAGCTCACTTAGCCTGCTGGAAAAATAGCTGTATCCCCCCAGCTCTGAAAAACCTgtagaaaaaaagggggagagggcTTGCGACCAGGGGTTGCTGCTGTGACCAAACATGGAAGGTACCAGACTTGTCAGTTGCCATTTCCAGGCTTCTCAGTGAAGGAGAGGGAAGTTTGTGtcattcctgctgcttcctggggCATCTACCTCTGCACCCAGAGGTATCATTGAAATgctgtgtttgtcttttttggtttttcctctgtttttaagCCACCTGTTTGTTGTCAGCCCTGACAGTGGGGAGGTAGAGGGCAGTCCATATCTATTGAATCCTAAGTGTGAGGGAGGCTCTAGCCTGTGTGCCTGTGAGGGAATGGCACAGAGCAGTAACAACTCAACTGGAGTGAGTTGTACTCGCAGTAAAGCTGATTAGAAACTTTACTACTGTTTAAAATGGAACAGCCTGAAGACCAGGAAATACAGTTCTCTGTAAAATATTCCTTCTGTAAGTAGGCTCTGTATTGCTGTCCCCAGGGGATCTCACGTTTGCTGGAGGCTGAGCCTGGTAAGCAGTCTGTTGCTTAACTAAGCCATTTAAGTAGACATCCAGTTTAAAAAAGTACATCCTGCAATTTTTGTGCTGATGAATTTAGAATATTAGAATGATTTAGGATGATATTCTAGCGAGCTCACTACACTCCAAATTAATTAGCAAGGATCCTTTTAACAGGATAATTACTGTACCAGCAAGTGGTAAACTCAGAATGAATGCGAGTAGTCCTGGCTTGCATCAATAAGGAAGAGATGTGTTGCAGTTCCACCAGCTGATTCTAAACTCACCAAAATGTGAAAGGTTTTAGATAGCACAGCTGGTCAGCAGCAGCACTCTGGCTGTTTTACTTCTAGACTTGGATTAAAATCCCAAGTGAAGTTGCATTCCACTATCCATATGTCTGCCTCACAATGCTGTGGCAAATGGTGATTGACATTTTTTTAGTTTCTGGTGGAAAAAGGCACAAAACGAGAAGAGCAGGAGGCATTGCACATTGCTAATGAAGTATAAATGTTAGAAAGGGCCATGAAATATGAGACTTCATGTctttttgtgcattttcttcattcatAATGGAAGGGCCTGATCCTGCACAGAGCAGTAAGAGCTCACAAATTTATGCAGTTTCATGTGTTCAGGGGTTGTAGTTTTTAAATAGATTAATGATTCAAAGAATAAACATGACATTTCTTACCAGAGTATGAATAAATAAGCATATGTCTGCTGCACTGTTGAAACACTTCTTTGCATCACCAAGACCAAATTCTGTCTTTTGGTAGTGAGGCTTTAGGAAATAAGGTTAATGGGGGATTTTTAATAAGGGAAGTTACCTTAATTAGGTCACTTGGTATTTACtagatttttcagattttttttttcagcactctTCTAGAATGGATGCAGGAATTCATAAAAGCACCTGCCATTTTCTGTGAGAATGATTTTTAGGCAGACTTTCAAAAATCATTTATCTTACTTTCTGCTTCCATAAGCTAAGCCCAGCAGAGGCAATGGTCCAATACTGATATAAAGTGTGTTTGTGGGAGAAATAAATTGGCCCTTTGTTATTCACTCCAAATGTCAAAGTAGTAGTAAGTGAATAATTATTAGCCATTTCTTAAAAATGCATCTTAACGCTCAACAGACCAGAGAGTCTCTCAGGTTATTTCATGGGACCTTGTGGTGCTTTATAAAATGTGAAGCTTGAGTCTGGAGCCTTTTGTCTAGGTTGCCTTGTCAGACTTGGGCAGCATCATTCTCCTTTCTAGTTAGATTCTGTGGAGTCAGgccacttttaaaaatcatttaaaattgagacattttaaaaacttgtctCAATGGCAAGCACaatgaaaccaagaaaaaaaagtctctacAAATACTTTGCAGTTGGTTTTCTTGAGTTATAACTGGTAGAAATAGAAGGGCTAGCACCTTTGTATAAAACAGCTGTGACAAATGCAGTTGTATTCTATCTGTGGGGctgctctttatttattttctttatttgtcaGGCTTAGATTGTTCAGACCATGCAGGTCCTACGATGCAGCCTCGTGTATGCAGTTTCATGGTGTTTCATAGTTCCTAACTGAATCCAGCCAAGGTTGAGGTAACATTTGAAGACTCAAATTTTTTGAATGAAACAATATTCAGACGTCACAGTCACAGGAGAAATCTGTCATTCCCCTTCACTTGGACATCCACATGCTGCTGAGGTTGTGCCCGTAGACACCTTGTTGGTCATGCCCAACCTTTCAAGTAGAGCTAAATGCTTCCCTACTTCCCATACAGGATAGGCTTGTCCTCTATTTGAATTTATGTGAGTACATATGTTAGCACAGTACCTCCAAAGATAATAACCAGCTTTGTTAGTGTGCCAAACGTTCCTTGCTACTAAAAACTATGGCTACAAAATCCCTGTGTATAATATGAGAGAACTAGTTAAAATTGATCAtacaaatggattttaaaaatgtcccATTTCTATGAATTTGCTTCACAAAATTTCCCCTGCAGTTTAGTAGAAAATATCTTCATGGAAGAGATGACTTAGGCAGTCAAGGTGTGTTTGATCATAGAAATAGGCTAAGCCCTTCTGAAGAAGCTGTGGGAAATGCAACCTTCTAAATCAGTAACTGCGCTGATCCTCTGATGGAGCTTGGGTTTCCTCTTTTGGAGGAAAAGCAACAAACTCTTTCATTTCATTATCTTGGTCAAGGGTAGCACGGGTAGCATGAGTACTGGCTTCATAAGGCTCACACGGGCAACAGTTAacttctcctttcctgctcttcagCAGAATGGTAGCACGAAAGTCTAATGTGATCACTGCCAAACGATACAATTGTAGAGTCACAACTAAGATATTTttagctgtaaaaaaaaccagcatCTGGTTGAATATTCTGAAGTGGCCCATCAAGATTGAACGTACGATGAAGAAGGGACCATCCTGTATGAAAAGGCTGACCCCAATGTTCCACAGTTCTGCACTGTACCGgcacagcagcaggctggggatCCGCCTCATCGATGCAGTTGGTTTGCAGCCAATATGCTGtactggaaataaaacagtTATGTTAAAACTCTCTAAAATTGAGCCATGGTTGGCCTAAAGGGCAATTTATAATCCAGGGTACCCTGGATTATAAATGCGTTCAATTGTCAACAGTGCAATATAAAGCATATCCGATTTCTGGGCTCTGTTCCAGCAAAACACACTAAACTCATGTTAAGCAGGCACTTACATGGTCTGCTGGAAAGGGCTAAAAGCCACTTTTCTGTCCCACCAAGCTATTGGtatttatatacttttaaaacaaaaggcagaaatagTTTACCTAATCTTTCTGTAGCAACTTCCCCAGACACTTTTCTGTTAAACCAACATGCTGGGCTAATATGtatatttaagaaagaaaaataacaatgcAGAATTCAATTTGTTCCAGATAGCTGTTCTCTTTTTCATATACCACAGTAAGAATGAGCCATGGCAGTGTAGGGCCATATCAAGCATTATGGATGGGAAGAAATCGTTCTCATGGCTTGCCGTGTAAGCCTTGAACCACATTTACTCTTTCTATTAGCCTTTGGGGAATGAAATTGTGTTCAACTGTTGGAACTCTGGTATGGATGGGTTCCCCTGGGTTATAAAAGTGTCGGTGGGATACAAAGCTTGTTGTGGTGTGGCATCTAGAGAAGGATCATCAAAATGCTTTGTGTGTGGTAAATACAGCTACTCTTATGAAAATGCATATAGCTaaaaggttctttccaacccagaagattctgtgattctgtaaccTATCGATCAAGCAGTAGGATTTCATTAGTTTAAAAACCATAGCTACTGCAATGCAGTAACAACTGCAAAACATTTCCTCTcaccaaaataattctattgTTTGAGTCAGtgctggggggggaaaaaaaaggttgagaCTCAAGTGGAAAATGAGTTGCAGAGTGTAAAAAATTGCTGAATGCATTAGGCAAAGCTTCAGGGCAGCAGCtaaattttaatacatttttctgctgttgctgttttctcctAACTGTATTTCTGTAGTCCAATAAAAAGTGCGtaaaaatttcaattttatgtTGTGTCTGTGTAAGTAAAGAACTCTCATTGTTGAATAAAAAGTGCTACCTGTGCAAATTGATACCATTAGCTAAAATAAACTGTACCCATAGTAAATTTCAGGGCAATTTTGTGTTCAATAACTTAAATTTTAACTGATAAATATAATTAAGCAGAAAATcaatagcaagaaaaaaatcacaacacaACACGTTAGTTCATTTAAGTTAATGGTATGATTGTTTAAGCACTGTTTGAATTTATTTGAGTGGTGGTGATGTGTAgggaaagtattttttgttggtgagttgtttgttgttgttttttttttaaactctgagTGCTGTGCATCTTTAATAGAATAAATTGTACCAGCAACAGGAATTTTAGCTGTGATAAATCTGAAATGCCATTGCatcagttttttcaggaggtgACTGCTGAACTGAAATGCTGGAAAATTTTCAAGTGTTGAAAACAAAGCTTAGTGctctccatgaaaaaaaagctaatgaaaaatttctcatttttttagtGATCTCTTATTAATTGTTTTTATCAGTGTGTCAACCTAGTCATCAATTTTATATATAAGATGCTAGTAGGGGTAATGATATTTTTGAACTGGTATAGCTGAATCACAAACTCATGAGGATTGTTGGCCAAAATAGTTGAAAAATATGATGACCGAGGTGGCTTTCATTATTCTTCTGGGGTGTAGAGGAAGTCCTTTCTGTCTAGGGCCAAATATCAGCCTGAGCTGGCTGAATGTTTGGTATTCTAGTTTGAGATGCTGGGTGTACAGTCCCAACACTGTATGGTCCTTTAGGTTCCACGTAAGTAGGTAATTTCTCCCACAGTACTCGTTTCTGTGTTCTTGgctgtgctgttttctgtggTTAACAACAGCCCATCTCTCCCCAGGATCTAGAAACCTTCTCAGATTGGAGACATAATAGAATCCAAGACCTGTTTTGCCTTGAGAGTTCAGAGTGAAGTTTAAGGGAGTATCAGGCCACAAGAGCAGATGCTCCAATACAATAttgcaattacatttttttctagaagtAGAGAGTTTAACAAGGAGATTACAGGTTACCCAGAAACAAGTGGTTCCTCAAAAGAAACCAGAATGGGCTTTCTTCAGAAACCATCATTGCCTTACAAATTGTTTTCCACCAGAAGCCCTTGGTGCACCCTGTAGCACGTGCAAAGCCACAACACACCCCAGCAAAAACTTAGAgcatttgttctcttttcttgtgCTAGCACTAACCTGCAAGATCAAGTGGAAACTGTAACATACTCCAGGTCCATACAGCAAGAATTGCATTTATGAGAGTATAACTCTTCCTGTAGGGGGGCAAAAAAGTGACAACAGTGAAAATGCAGTTTCCTTACATGAtaacaaaaatgtttcctgtAGTATTTGGAATGTCATTTAAAGGGTAGTTAAACGTAACAGTGATTGATTAATGCATGGTCTTGAGATGCAAGTCTAAGGAAAACAGAGACACCCCTTGGTATAGAATTTTTGCTGTTCAGGTCACATGTTCCAGGTATGTAATTACACTGAATATCTGATGGTAATGTTATAATGATAAGCATATGGAAATAGACACTCTGGCTCAAAGAGGAGATATCTTTAACCTTGTAGTGATTACACATTCCTTGCAAGCCTGAAGCTTCTCTGCCAAGTGGGAAGGATCTCTTTTCTTGCtgcaaaaccttttcttttatatttaaagaaaggGAAGTTTGTAAGAGGATGAACctcttctgtgattctttttctttatgatAGATGTTCACAGCTCATCTCTCAGAGCTGTGAGTGGTAGATGGGCTTTCTTTCTCTAGGACAGATCACAATTTTGAAAATTCACACCTGACTATGCCATAAccttttttcttatctttgaaTACTTTGTCATTCTACCATGACGCAGGAGATAACCAAAGGAGACACTTGGATAATGAATCACTAAAGAAAACTCTAGTTGCTTCCTTGCCCTTCTAAACAATTCATTAACCTGATAGAGGCTTGCTGTGTGCCCAGAGTTTCAGCTCCTGTAGCTGTAGGAACTGACACTGCCTGATGGTTTTCTACATGTTTGGCTCTTGGTACACTTTTATTTTGATGGATGCAACATGCTTCACTGCTGGCAACAGATGAATGATCCCTAGCAAAGCTCACAGGACTGGTAGGTCTGCTACAGAGGGAAAGGTGAGAGTAGGAAAACAACCCTTGAATGTAGCCTCCTGTTACCTGTGGGAAATACAGTTCCATGAGGCTGAACACTGCAGATTGCACAAACAAATCTTCACACAAGACAATTATCCTTCCCTCTGCAAATGATTTATGTTAACAAAATAATCCTTACCGAACCTCTTCGATGTCCAAGGTTTCACTAGCAAATTCAAGTATGtctgctgctgttcccacaaacatgagaagcagctgagacaaTTGATCCCGGGTGATTTCAACTCCAATGGGGAGAAGCCATCTCCCAACTACGAGTAGCAGCAGAAAAGTCTGGTGGAGGGCCAGCGTCCATACAGTCTCACAGATTGTGGAGAGCTGATTGACAAAGACTTTAGCCTGTTTAAATAACAATAACATACTGTATTTACAGGAGACTGGCATTTCAAGTACCTTCAGAGACTGTATTCATCCCTGAGCctgcttttgttctctttcattGTATTAGGGTAACTAATTTCTATGTGACATGcataatttgaaaaacaaacaaaaaattagacCATTAATACAAATTTCAGGTAATAATAGCaagttttttctgtgtgtactACTCCTGATTTTTAAGCTGAGCACTGTCCTCTGCAGAATCATCACCCAGACTCTTTCTAAATTCAGTTACTGTGATTTGGATGAGACTGGTAGAAAAGTCTACCCCTCATGAAGAGATTCTTCCTACCAGCAATAGTTACTATGCAgttacagaaaacagatttttctgaatttttttctttttttagttttaatcaTTGCCCAAAGAGACACAACAGTCTTCTCTGGTCTAACATCATAAGATCTCTGCTAGGAATAGGAAAATGTTTCCCACCGTCTGAATGATGTGGTGATCTGTTCCTTCACTTCCATGACTGCTGGATTGATTGAAGTCTTGGTTGCTGACATTCACCTGAACTGCTCCAGGCTCATTCCCACAGTACTGTTGTGAACAAAAACATTGCATGTGCATAAACATCCTGCACAAGGAGCATGTATGCTCCATGGCTGAAAAAGTTCTGGTTTGTTGAACTGCAGGAT
Protein-coding regions in this window:
- the TMEM26 gene encoding transmembrane protein 26, producing the protein MELMVLLNALVTRLLFVLHSLIGVWRVTAVKKEPKYWLLALLNLLLCLETGLTLKFKQGRGYKWFSPAIFLYLICIVPSLWLLELHHGTQYCGNEPGAVQVNVSNQDFNQSSSHGSEGTDHHIIQTAKVFVNQLSTICETVWTLALHQTFLLLLVVGRWLLPIGVEITRDQLSQLLLMFVGTAADILEFASETLDIEEVRKSYTLINAILAVWTWSMLQFPLDLAVQHIGCKPTASMRRIPSLLLCRYSAELWNIGVSLFIQDGPFFIVRSILMGHFRIFNQMLVFFTAKNILVVTLQLYRLAVITLDFRATILLKSRKGEVNCCPCEPYEASTHATRATLDQDNEMKEFVAFPPKEETQAPSEDQRSY